A segment of the Crassostrea angulata isolate pt1a10 chromosome 10, ASM2561291v2, whole genome shotgun sequence genome:
ATAACTTCCTGTTATGAAAAGGGTTAATAGGACTGGCATTGACGTGACAGATACCAAGCGGATAGTTTCCGTTCGAGAACTCTCAGTATTTTAAGCGTAATTATTGTATTCgttttaactttttattgtaCTTAAACCGTGAGATCTGTTAGTTGACTGCTTGGTTTATATGGAACATTtccggtattttttttcaattcctcTCATACGCTTCAATGCTTAGATCATGGAAACGTCCAGCTGTGCCATAGTTGATACTCATCAAAGGACAACTAACGGATTGGGTGTTGTTGTCGTCGTTTTGCTCCGCTATTCCTTAAAAGATAGGTGTGACTGAAGCATTGAAATATTACTTGACACTTGAACTAACTTGAGATATACaagaaattatatgtattaagTTTAAAAGGAccaagcatagctcagcgccttagtgtcgttagacttctacttccaGTGCCTCaaataagcccccccccccgctatgaacaaaaatatacataatttaaactggtaagagaaccagtttcaggggtttacgCACATAATTGCACGGGCTATTGTAAATCTAATGTGCGGGACTTAAGCACATCATTACAGGGGCTGccatgcagtgatgaggaaatatagtgtgcatacagaagctgaaatgtagaaaaatcaaatcGATTCTTTCTAACCAAGCTTGCACAAAGTAAATTACCTTAAGAACCAAACTAGGTTAGCGTTTTTAATATTAtcaatactttgatttgtttaaaggATTCGCCCCAAAGATTTTATTCTACGTATACATATGTTCCAACTATGATTGAGTGTACGTCGAATAGAATCACTGGCGGCGATAATCTGTGCATCTAATTTAATCCCCTGAAAGGTAGTCAAAGCAAAGCGATTCGGTAAATGgatattgtttgttaaatttagTTTGTATTACCGGTTCATGTCATAGATCCATGTATGTATCTTTCCATATAAtcatttgttttgcctcggtttggaatgtctcgacgtcatttGATGAATAGCGTCACACgattgccttataaatttctttacacgatgaacgtcaaaatttatacggcaacatggcggacgcaacgttatttgagctgattttttttacacaaacattcaatcatacctttaatttttaagccccaaaatattaagagtgacccccccccctttgcccgtgacgtaatatTATGATCCTACAATGTGGTATCCAGGTTTGCACAGACGACTGACGAGGAAGGTAAAAAATTAGAGAATTAAGTTATGGATTTTAATGTTatgtattatcttttgtttgttaacatatcaaactttaggtcctcgacaaaacaaaacacttattaggtttgttactgactgtgtaCAGAAATTTGCGGGATcagtaaagtccatagaaggcgaggcggagcctcgccttctatggactttaccgacaaATCTGtacacagtcagtaacaaacttaatcagtaaaattgttctttgatttttatacatatataaggcAAGAggctttaaagaaaaaaatcacctAATAACAAAGACATATAGATCATATCGTTTACTTGTCAGCCACAatgctaaaaatattttgaaatactaataaagttttgttttttttatatcaaatatgattaaattttatCCATGGGTTTGCTTTCTTTCGGCCCATTTACGATTTCCATATGCTTTGCGATTTACGTTCATTTACAGTAATTATTTTCACGTTAAGTACGCTTTTCTTTGATCTATACAATTTAcgtgaatataaaaaatcttttctttatGCGGTCGTCGAAATTGATATTAAGTGCGAGTTGTTCCCCTTAAAAAGTTTACAGGTACACATGTGAATAAAAACACTAAATATTGTTGTGAGAACATTACACGGTGTTCTTAATAAAGATTATAATTTAAAGGATTGTCTATCGTTCTGTAATTGTATCTGAAAACCATTTTTCAACTGAATATCCAGATTTTCCTTAACAAAGTAGATAACAAATATACCTTCAGTAAGACAATGCTGcctaaaatgaagaaaaaagataaatcacAAAAAGTGACCAGTGTGGAAGTTAACCCAGGAAAACATAATATCTGTCTTTTTTAGTGATgctatacccccccccccctcgaaaaAGAAACTCTTGTGGTTTTATTTAGATATGAACGCTTTGACTAATTACATGTTTTTGGATTCTCTAAGAACATAATGTTCAGTTCAATACCACCCATTGAACACTTAAtgttttctagaaaaaaaaaataaaaaagaaagatttgaaatgtcaatttttaatcGTTAATGCATTCAGAGCAACCCTTGCAATCAGAAgctacacatttttttaaatttcagactAAATCAAAAGTATTAGAACATCATAAACCAGAAAATGAAATTAGCAACTAAAAACCAAGtacaaaatcaaacaaaatatcacattaaaacaagttgtttaaaataataaaatagatCAATATTTTTTACGTATATTCATATATGAGGTTCACAAAAGCTCGAACAAAAGGTTAGGATTAAGATTtcatagaccaatccacacttaacaaaagttatgtccctttgccgccatctttggtggaaaacccatatatttcccacagtagcctttgtagtttagagggttGTAACTTCGTCATTTGACATTAGAATCCGGTTTCGCTGtgaattttgattgccccaagttggggcaacccacacatcGAAGTAATAAAATGATTCCAAGAGATTTCTTCACAGGACGCCTAAATATTTTGCtgcataaagaagggaaaagttgttttttcccttttgaccttttgGTTGACACTgtaaaggggaacaacttttgcaaagtgtggattggacatTTGTAAAACCGATAATTACCAAAATTCTGAAAGATGATTTTTATAAGATTATTGTCGCttttaatgtaaaaacactattttcaaagtttagttaacatttagaaatgaaaatagCAAGATAGAaaataacttttcttttttgttaaacATATTAGACTTTGTGTCACATATTAAATAAATCTGATTGATTTTTGTAATTAGTTGCTACATCAAAAacttaattttacaatatttacccCCTCCCACAAACCTTCTTGATATGAAATATAGAATTGTTGATATCTGTTACAATTTTGTGTGATTAGtcctaaaatatatttgaaatttattacaCTTGAACACATCTTTCTGTCCCAAATATGACATAATTATATACGTAAATTTAGTCCAAATTGTTCCAGAAATCCCTTTTGAGTAAACTAAATTCAGAGATGTTTTTGGTTATATTTCTATACAAGAAATTACTTACATACACATTTTATCAATCGATAAATCTTGTTTATATGAATTTTGATTGAACTTAACACATTCTACTATGATAGTTATAATCTTATCTTAGAATTCTTACgggtatcaaataatttacatttCTTCATGTTTACAAACGCGTTTTATTAATTCCTAGTATTGTAAGTACAatgcatttttcttaatttattgtCCAGTTaatatcttttctttcttttgtttaCACGTATTTAGGTATTATTTTATACTAATgagtttttaagcatatttgCTACATTCTGCTTTTAGTCCAATTATAGTGTCACATAGAAATTCATGTAAGTGAAAGAAGAACGACTTCATCTCTATTCGCAACCAACATTGCTTCCTCATTTCGAACAGAAATTGTTTTAGGTCTATTTAGAATGCAACACAGAGATATTGTATTCAGACATTTTCCGTTTGTGTCTAGGATGCTGACAAAATTCGATTCATAGCAGGTCAAGTAAATGCGATTATCTTGGTCGCATGAAAGTGCACCTAGTTTCCCAGGTAGCGTAAGTCTTGCCGAGATGTGTCCTCTTTGATCTAACATATACAGACTCTCATAATACTTATCTGTAAGCGCAAAGGACTTATTAGGAAGACAACAGAACTGGAATGGCCTTCTAAACTTAAAGGACTTTCCCTCTTCATCTTTGATGTCCTTTTCCTCAATAGAGTATTTCGCAAAAATCATTATCTTTTCTTTCGTAACCCAAATCAACTCAGAAGAGCGCGATGATAGGGCGTAAGCTCCtttaaaagttctttccaattTCCAGTCCGGATAAGAATAAATATAGATATCTCCTGACTGTGTTTTGCATGCGAGATAGTCGTTGAAATAAGCAATGGTAACAATTTCCTGAACCGGATGGGAAAATACTTTGGTTTTTCCACGTGCATCGTTGACGACTACTGCAGTCTGGTTTTGTTCGTCTACGAGAGCGAATGAAGTTTTACTAATCCAAGTAACAGAAGAATAATTTCTAGGCTTTTCGCATGAAATTCCTGATAGGTCAtatgttttcaaacattttgGAGAGATAGCTGTAGGACCTGCAGCATTTGTCTGTGACTCGTTTAAGATTTCCCTTTCCAGTGTGTTGTCAGTGTTATTTTCTGAATACTCTGGGTCTGTTGACTCAGTGTTTTGTTCCTCGTCGTGAGCAGTAAGAGACGTGTCAGAGTTCACTGTGGCTGATGTTGAAGCATTAGCATCATTGACAACTTCTTTCAAATTAAAGATTTTGTGAAGTTCTCTTTCGACATTGATTTCCAAACTTTGAAGAATAACCTGGTAATTCTGATCA
Coding sequences within it:
- the LOC128164542 gene encoding tripartite motif-containing protein 55-like, yielding MDFMARSLKEDYLTCVICFELFTEPKSLPCLHTFCEGCLKVLLDKSSNKLELTCPTCRETVQLPSESVSSLKTNFIFKDIIVKLCCSKISRPTRLCSFCILHSKEVEATHKCVTCLDLLCSFCVRHRHLFTRQTVYHTVISLNDYLAGKYKKEKNHEILCEKHHDKIRFFCPQCSVPICSECALMEHRYHEYVPFAEARHIIKEEIEISLKESKAKQEKLKQAKVSLISKSEEISSNETSLLAIVDSTFKEIQLRINKHRLNIEEQIKRKSCEENEKIKVYITENLNLQLQIEESVSFCEKILSNRSDMEVVFFLEDMKSSLIKCSNQDDQNYQVILQSLEINVERELHKIFNLKEVVNDANASTSATVNSDTSLTAHDEEQNTESTDPEYSENNTDNTLEREILNESQTNAAGPTAISPKCLKTYDLSGISCEKPRNYSSVTWISKTSFALVDEQNQTAVVVNDARGKTKVFSHPVQEIVTIAYFNDYLACKTQSGDIYIYSYPDWKLERTFKGAYALSSRSSELIWVTKEKIMIFAKYSIEEKDIKDEEGKSFKFRRPFQFCCLPNKSFALTDKYYESLYMLDQRGHISARLTLPGKLGALSCDQDNRIYLTCYESNFVSILDTNGKCLNTISLCCILNRPKTISVRNEEAMLVANRDEVVLLSLT